Proteins encoded by one window of Erythrobacter sp.:
- a CDS encoding chorismate mutase, with protein MEEVRAGVDNVDHELLALLATRFGYMRAAARIKPERGQVRDEARKAAVIAAAVAEAEARGIPSQVIARMWDLLVEGSIGYELAEWDRLRRKA; from the coding sequence ATGGAAGAGGTGCGGGCGGGGGTGGACAATGTCGATCACGAGTTGCTGGCGCTGCTCGCCACGCGCTTCGGTTACATGCGCGCGGCTGCGCGGATCAAGCCGGAGCGGGGGCAGGTGCGTGACGAAGCGCGCAAGGCCGCAGTGATCGCCGCGGCCGTGGCCGAGGCCGAAGCGCGTGGGATTCCGTCGCAAGTGATTGCACGGATGTGGGATCTGCTGGTTGAAGGCTCTATCGGCTACGAACTGGCTGAATGGGATCGTCTCAGGCGAAAGGCTTGA